In a single window of the Leptolyngbya sp. 'hensonii' genome:
- a CDS encoding transposase — protein sequence IVERTFAWWNNYRRLSKDYEVLPEMSQAMIYGVMMRLMLRRLAKLQEQA from the coding sequence GGATTGTGGAGCGAACGTTTGCTTGGTGGAATAATTACCGACGGCTGAGTAAGGACTACGAAGTGTTACCGGAGATGAGCCAGGCGATGATTTATGGAGTCATGATGAGGCTAATGCTGCGCCGTTTAGCGAAATTACAAGAGCAAGCTTAA